The Meleagris gallopavo isolate NT-WF06-2002-E0010 breed Aviagen turkey brand Nicholas breeding stock chromosome 10, Turkey_5.1, whole genome shotgun sequence genome contains a region encoding:
- the CPT2 gene encoding carnitine O-palmitoyltransferase 2, mitochondrial codes for RAYSSAGAAEFLHRSIVPTMHYQKSLPRLPVPKLEDTIRRYLNAQKPLLNDDQFRKTEELAHQFEKGIGRELHEQLVAQDNQNKHTSYITGPWFDMYLKAREPVVLNFNAFMSFNPDPKSEYNDQLIRATNITVSAVRFMKTFRAGYLEPEVFHLNPEKSDTQLFKKIIRFVPSSLSWFGAYMVNAYPLDMSQYFRLFNSTRLPKLNRDELYTDEKAKHLLVLRKGNFYVFDVIDRDGNMLKPSEIQAHLKYILSDNSPASAFPLGYLSSENRDTWALLRKDLLDNGNEEALQKIDSAVFCLSLDDFPIKDFVHLSHTMLHGDAANRWYDKSFNLIIAKDGTAGVNFEHSWGDGVAVLRFQNEVFKDSTEVPAVNPQSQPASVDSSTAVRKLDFKLNDALKAGITKAKQHFDASVEGLSLNMIQFHEGGKELLKQKKVSPDAVAQLAFQMAFLRQYNQTVATYESCSTAAFKHGRTETIRPASVHTKKCSEAFVREPSKHSTEELQELIVQCSKYHGRLTKEAAMGQGFDRHLFGLRYLALSKGIALPEFYQDQAYARLNYNIISTSTLVSPAVQLGGFGPVVPDGFGVGYQVHDDWIGCNVSSYPTRNGKEFLQCIYKSLEDIFNVLKGKKVGS; via the exons ACTGCCTGTTCCCAAACTAGAAGATACAATTAGGAGATATCTGAACGCCCAGAAACCTCTTTTAAATGATGACCAATTCAG GAAAACTGAAGAACTTGCTCATCAGTTTGAAAAGGGAATTGGAAGAGAGCTGCATGAGCAACTAGTTGCTCAAGACAACCAGAACAAGCATACTAGTTACATCACAG GTCCCTGGTTTGATATGTACTTAAAAGCACGTGAACCTgttgttttgaattttaatgcatttatgTCTTTTAATCCTGATCCAAAATCTGAATATAATGATCAACTCATTCGAGCTACAAACATAACTGTTTCTGCTGTACGTTTTATGAAGACCTTCAGGGCTGGTTATCTTGAACCAGAAGTTTTTCACCTCAATCCCGAAAAAAGTGACACTCAGCTCTTTAAGAAAATTATCCGATTTGTGCCTTCTTCACTTTCTTGGTTTGGTGCTTATATGGTCAATGCATATCCTCTAGATATGTCTCAGTATTTCAGGCTTTTCAATTCTACACGGCTGCCTAAACTCAACAGAGATGAGCTTTATACAGATGAAAAGGCAAAACATTTACTGGTACTGAGAAAGGGGAATTTTTATGTGTTTGATGTTATTGATAGAGATGGAAATATGCTGAAACCTTCAGAAATACAAGCACACTTGAAATACATCCTTAGTGATAACAGTCCAGCCTCGGCCTTCCCTCTTGGCTACCTCTCCAGTGAAAACAGAGATACGTGGGCATTGCTGAGAAAGGATCTACTGGATAATGGCAATGAGGAAGCTCTTCAAAAAATAGACTCTGCAGTGTTTTGTCTCAGTTTAGATGATTTTCCCATTAAAGACTTTGTGCACTTGTCCCATACTATGTTGCACGGAGATGCTGCTAACCGCTGGTATGACAAATCCTTCAATCTCATCATAGCTAAAGATGGCACCGCAGGAGTTAATTTTGAACATTCCTGGGGTGATGGTGTGGCCGTACTCAGATTCCAGAATGAAGTCTTTAAAGATAGTACTGAAGTACCAGCTGTGAACCCTCAGTCCCAGCCTGCTTCAGTAGACTCTTCCACAGCAGTACGGAAACTTGACTTTAAGCTGAACGATGCCTTAAAAGCAGGAATtaccaaagcaaagcagcattttgatGCCAGTGTAGAAGGACTGTCTCTTAATATGATTCAGTTCCATGAAGGGGGCAAGGAACTGCTAAAGCAGAAGAAGGTAAGCCCAGATGCCGTGGCTCAGCTTGCCTTCCAGATGGCTTTCCTTCGGCAGTACAATCAGACTGTTGCTACATATGAATCTTGTAGTACTGCAGCTTTCAAACATGGACGCACAGAGACTATACGTCCTGCCTCTGTCCATACAAAGAAATGTTCGGAGGCTTTTGTCAGGGAACCGTCCAAGCATAGCACAGAAGAGCTTCAGGAATTGATTGTGCAATGCTCAAAGTACCATGGCCGTTTGACAAAAGAAGCTGCTATGG GTCAGGGATTTGACCGACACCTGTTTGGGTTGCGCTATTTGGCCTTATCCAAAGGTATTGCCCTGCCTGAGTTCTATCAAGACCAAGCCTATGCTCGGCTTAATTACAACATCATTTCTACAAGCACATTGGTTAGTCCAGCCGTGCAATTAGGAGGATTTGGCCCAGTGGTGCCGGATGGCTTTGGAGTAGGATATCAAGTACATGATGATTGGATAGGTTGCAATGTTTCCTCTTACCCAACTAGGAATGGTAAAGAATTCCTTCAGTGTATATACAAGTCActagaagatatttttaatgttttaaaaggcAAGAAGGTTGGTAGTTAG